From one Anopheles bellator chromosome 1, idAnoBellAS_SP24_06.2, whole genome shotgun sequence genomic stretch:
- the LOC131206746 gene encoding kinesin-like protein KIF12 — MVYKPPGTSTIPSRGLSPKRPHQQQTTTVRSSSPSSRSVNRHGVTAQSLLNLNNYRDSRGRAGSRRGVAPGAGTNEHAGNARKLNNAIGNDTMTGGGGGGGMKRSNSLNNKYNNIVQARRSNSTERMNNGKVYRGRSPLRNSTSNLSSTGTVGGGGGGGGGRNQPVLIRSRGNDIGSLDNLDNMTQASTGSSSSVPGTPEDNINVVVRVRPLNAKEGRNGDNMVIQFPGNGQIFCDGMPLTSGGQKPKLYSYNVVFEPGATQDDVLQYSGIKRLIEMAIEGFSCTAFCYGQTGSGKTHTLTGPPELFYHKPDPAHKDHGLVFRSFLYLFKLLQERKDTNFILKASFLEIYNEKVIDLLNPGSARKPLAVRWSKKSRGFFVENLFTVDCEELDDLLAVLEEGMRNRHVGSHLMNDYSSRSHTILTVHITSEQQAEGGVFISKQGKINFVDLAGSEMTKKTHSEGKTLEEANNINKSLMVLGYCIASLSDPKKRGGHIPYRDSKLTKLLADSLAGNGVTLMIACISPAQSNVTETINTLRYAARAKRIRTKPIIVMDPREALILSLKREIGSLQVENEHLRTALNLQSEAHDINGQVDALERRPIPRTPPTVNLEKLTDMEGNELKELVKVYVVENQALRQENAELYSTRDAIIRDQELVCRENERLLKKLEDVNSVCCRSPIIPARPTFSAEMLNLSAASGEVEVSNIWRNPLNTSADSMSRYRNESLDGRVSANENKIPDLLQKELDKRRIGDSINTIANNLKRNNSWDNTNRLNGLGSNTVKLASRKGSADSRHSDPSQSRVSQTRIIDMLS, encoded by the exons ATGGTGTACAAACCACCGGGCACCTCCACCATACCGTCACGTGGCCTATCACCGAAGCgaccacaccagcagcagacaACAACGGTTCGGTCTTCCTCGCCATCGTCGCGCTCTGTGAACCGGCACGGAGTAACTGCACAGTCACTGTTGAATCTGAACAACTACCGCGACTCAcgcggccgggccggatcTCGCCGCGGTGTCGCGCCCGGCGCCGGAACCAACGAACACGCGGGAAATGCTCGAAAACTGAACAACGCCATTGGGAACGATACGatgaccggtggtggtggtggtggcggaatgAAGCGATCGAACAGTCTCAACAACAAGTACAACAACATCGTCCAGGCGCGCCGCTCTAACAGCACCGAGCGGATGAACAATGGCAAAGTGTACCGGGGCCGCAGCCCGCTAAGAAACTCCACATCGAACCTCAGCTCAACCGGaaccgttggcggtggtggcggcggcggcggtggaaggAATCAACCGGTCCTGATCCGTTCCAGGGGCAACGA CATTGGAAGTTTGGACAATTTGGATAATATGACACAGGCCTCGACGGGAAGCAGCAGCTCCGTTCCCGGTACCCCGGAGGATAACATAAACGTAGTCGTTCGTGTTCGGCCACTGAACGCAAAGGAGGGCCGAAATGGAGATAATATGGTCATCCAATTCCCGGGAAACGGTCAAATTTTT TGTGACGGAATGCCCCTGACATCGGGTGGACAAAAGCCCAAATTGTACTCGTATAATGTGGTGTTCGAACCGGGCGCTACTCAGGATGATGTGCTGCAGTATTCCGGCATCAAGCGGCTGATTGAAATGGCTATCGAAGGGTTCAGCTGCACCGCATTTTGCTACGGCCAGACGGGATCGGGTAAAACCCACACGCTCACCGGTCCCCCGGAGCTG TTCTATCACAAACCGGATCCGGCCCACAAAGACCACGGGCTGGtgtttcgatcgtttttgtACTTGTTCAAGCTGCTACAGGAACGGAAAGATACGAACTTCATCCTGAAGGCATCGTTTTTGGAAATTTACAACGAGAag GTGATAGATTTGCTGAACCCCGGGAGCGCCAGGAAACCGTTGGCTGTCCGGTGGTCGAAAAAATCGAgaggtttttttgtggaaaaccTGTTCACGGTAGACTGTGAAGAGTTGGACGATTTGTTGGCAGTGCTGGAAGAAG GAATGCGAAACAGGCACGTGGGGTCACATCTGATGAACGATTATTCGTCCCGAAGCCACACCATTCTGACGGTACACATCACGTCCGAACAACAGGCCGAAGGTggagtttttatttcaaagcagggtaaaatcaatttcgtcGATCTGGCCGGCAGCGAGATGACGAAGAAAACGCACAGCGAAGGCAAAACGCTGGAGGAAgccaacaacatcaacaagaGTTTGATGGTGCTGG GCTATTGCATTGCTTCGTTGAGTGATCCGAAGAAGCGTGGTGGACATATACCGTATCGAGACAGTAAGCTGACCAAACTGCTTGCGGACAGTCTTGCTGGGAACGGTGTAACTTTGATG ATCGCCTGCATATCTCCGGCACAATCGAATGTTACAGAGACAATAAACACGCTGCGGTATGCCGCTCGGGCTAAGCGGATTCGCACGAAGCCCATCATCGTGATGGACCCGCGGGAAGCACTTATACTGAGCTTGAAACGCGAAATAGGGTCACTTCAGGTGGAGAATGAACATCTGCGAACGGCGTTGAACTTGCAGTCGGAAGCACATGACATTAACGGCCAGGTGGATGCGCTGGAACGAAGACCGATACCTCGAACACCACCGACGGTGAACCTAGAGAAGCTGACCGATATGGAGGGCAACGAACTGAAGGAACTGGTGAAGGTTTACGTAGTGGAAAATCAAGCCCTGCGCCAGGAGAACGCGGAACTGTACTCTACGCGCGATGCGATTATCCGTGACCAGGAACTCGTGTGCCGGGAAAACGAACGTTTGCTCAAAAAGCTAGAGGACGTCAATTC GGTCTGCTGTCGTTCGCCCATCATCCCGGCTCGACCCACTTTCTCGGCGGAAATGCTCAATCTCTCTGCTGCCAGCGGTGAGGTTGAAGTATCGAACATATGGCGCAATCCGCTCAACACGAGCGCCGATAGCATGAGTCGGTACCGGAACGAATCGTTGGATGGTCGCGTTTCGGCGAACGAGAACAAAATTCCAGATCTCCTGCAGAAGGAACTGGACAAGCGTCGAATCGGTGACAG CATAAATACGATCGCTAACAATTTGAAGCGCAACAATTCCTGGGACAATACAAACCGGCTGAATGGGCTCGGCAGCAACACGGTGAAGTTAGCGTCCCGGAAAGGGTCCGCCGACAGTCGTCATTCGGACCCCAGTCAATCAAGGGTTTCACAGACGAGAATTATCGA TATGCTTAGCTAA
- the LOC131206751 gene encoding uncharacterized protein LOC131206751 yields MKGKYSPNQHTAEATSQSVVRSNLLKRRASDTPLDGEREEKRFSGEEHVSSKSPVQHLTRLADLSQDATERSIVDSNSWEGENDKVDDPQTLPESVGQSEENDPHPPSVGEASLSVLPDPEHRTGTDESGLSGDIVPNAAQSSNVPTERKEATDTERVNSTSSSSSSSSSESSSSSSSSSSSSESDSSDDEAEANGTSPAIRATTGQQLPVEANVAFQPSPPREPNDPAPQHPEALPPEGQPKRDHHQLSYGNHETSDDSSRESAAMEIDDSVESYEEDEHDGTTNQEDEAKITRSEGLKLSISLKRSSAVATPTRNDESTARAVAGAPLPQPLQPVDFSNLLKKGLFNDRQELIKIDYNQAHVELNARQPLSPPDTFSTAYGALGQQQLLPTEQVQSQPAPTSSHWNAFRGYGNTGGSALSVAQGNGPGEKTTTSISRLVPQTREESSDTLDEENRLVIAEKKQRRYRKKVNNHQSSSLLQSALGGTDKQLHYNQQQLQQFQQLQQQFQQLQQQHQFQYQMQHAPHLLQQSYGQVQHNAFGGIDGMLVPSVAANAPTIEQLNTMPVATKPVKSATNKRSGEQRKRKQFKGAAPSSVGINSAPGEFVPPAASLKGKSLGTKPAEVPALASSTTVPPVEKKKDKKKVFLCSACGTHYENWNLFVHMLEVHRKHICLYCLGIFPSGDRLVNHLTTKHHVPRKYPTNLVDYLQQYNGYRSSGPRKGAAERTEEFGSRSSATPSDQTLFLMCCRCEHLFESSGNLLETRQEHIIEHNCADYVQPCANCGQLKMSRHRCNGVANVLEGAAKKKATRKQGPPGKKSAAGKKPEINGVVPPYNDLLKAASHSLKDQLTTGVRDATTGGERVDKLARDVLPSKMARKNGQLNQQQQQQDPFQSDCSNSHGDQSGQLPPGIGNPSLCLPMNGGDHYTEEFGVIAPSTGAISPAEAAKMLPAIVPPDESVNQQCVSEVVTPLVPKLKVKIPIQYLTPIESGESSSESDDDDVDEEEYEEDDDEGVADEAQGGLDEEKMHGGGNAGQQRDDHTLGDGEKADDMLENPEAQVAPPIEENETNGPQMNEAEPLIPLLEATSHDPVPMEIDETISTNRTVENVYSEEIKQPSLSLDVSVPSQVGVESASLEATTSYVSHEKESACHGAEETNVPTENSQPSTEVCCGPPLSDLDFEFVSGKVESGLEQNENAMGETAIEQIKVDDGGEISSNAAADPTDVPTVDKMENAPHEDDALVVADDDAQLFHLTLDEPLDRIPVREFIKVCLRETARFCLYCNHARRIAVSGRRLVLHIIAMHRFQATVNSITGEELQPDTILSRFRNSLTELDGAYLNVETFDNSWTLEQRSAVPFTKQFECFQCRFVTLVHKELYLHNRKMHQKSMLFCLMCRANFFSYSELLCHLCPGVANQMTILDYTFRCCVCHLDGIPSAFRLMVHLRKRHFACDVCLEECQDQGRLSSHVWKHKLHHLCYRCGIGYRNKADILKHLFWKHGTEGVLCKRCLQKKWPHVYHFCVPPAQYICDVCQLPFKRSVALKVHQRLHNGDAKYPCTEDGCEKRFISKKLLLKHVQRHFPDDLRPPAATVRDGENGQQEPAVDAGGEQKPKDDGSVQLTEAPEDIKPVTECSEPGESNDTDEQTLVVKTEQAETEADSVTVKQEERYVKDPVQAAVDTGDSLSNHKTQPASDETGAANGSAVDQSVAVASTAVVPDGGTVPAKKSKKKKKAKYDDKSMVDLINLPALNLSESDSDDTDNESSNGSVDSKRFRNRPEVAANNADANQEDESVPVEREPATAVGELANLGVEDKLKSPERAEEEGEHQVEPVDASDGAGPVLDPIANIWNNFKRYQAHRTSSRQQSATVDEELRMEEELAERMLKTTILHVSQSDHDYCMMYKPVLPESEAVADGQESLLLKAERRDVQEVEESGRKSRSHGRGSKPGRRRRNSSDSGDSSDSDSSSECGSNCSSSSNSSSNSSSSSSDSDSSDDDEGGRRKATAGKSNRESTRQPNAASTEAADGKPVPEEDERSTPEEPAEPVDPDSVIVESDLETDESETDEEFYDEHPQKLADQMLAEKRRQLFAQTCSGTNNSSSTSPLNATNLLNYGIVENSRPSTPSLPPEEQQQGSKKKLKVKKRKRERKSSKRQMSPQKVSHTLDALIGSTIAPGGDLAVPTALAANHAPWLMGQGLPSSGFVPGGGTVPLPPSLRSSLEAMVALDMGHIANPAVVLGPELVTGGSTTLAVVPYVPSREDIAQISTPRLSTGNSSESDAPLKRSQRSRKPNKFYGYTSDDEGAAGSLPLSAGIPLSVNPEKSILSLMKPTPPPNLVWSKEDLPSPPGKSSKAVSSAAGGGVRGTAAHPTNRRSSDTHQLTPASSRRNSGVGYPPVDDSPIGGVGFSQLATLPVTPDQRRPPLPKLKLSLGKKSRSSLTPKGGSVAKGAAKRRRTTTPKTPRVGTPKSAPPTVAFGNETPQMPPSLTSVDSPSSYPVVPAAVEQRPRVPPIGSFPSVQTEYFRPNQIRVPAGWRAPREGESVYCYCRCPYDEVSEMIACDGENCQIEWFHFECVGIVMPPKGKWFCRECKKKAGLLDMDYGNEAVADERAATTTVPYQGAIGGGVNGQVPSLPGVWGSSSQS; encoded by the coding sequence atgaaagGAAAGTACAGTCCTAATCAACATACAGCGGAAGCGACTAGTCAAAGTGTTGTACGTTCGAATCTGCTTAAACGACGTGCATCGGACACGCCGTTGGATGGAGAGCGCGAAGAGAAACGATTTTCAGGAGAAGAACACGTTAGTTCGAAGTCCCCCGTCCAGCATCTGACGAGGCTAGCCGATCTCTCACAGGACGCTACTGAGCGTTCAATTGTTGATTCAAACTCGTGGGAAGGCGAAAACGACAAAGTGGACGATCCACAAACGCTACCCGAATCGGTTGGGCAGAGTGAAGAGAATGATCCTCACCCACCGTCGGTTGGAGAAGCGTCGCTCAGTGTGCTGCCGGATCCGGAGCACAGAACGGGTACTGATGAATCGGGCTTGAGTGGGGACATAGTACCGAATGCTGCGCAGAGTTCAAACGTGCCGACCGAGCGGAAGGAAGCTACCGACACGGAGAGAGTCAACAGTActagtagcagtagtagttcCAGTTCTTCGGAAAGCtcttcgtcatcatcttcatcatcttcCTCCTCGGAAAGTGACAGCTCCGACGATGAAGCCGAGGCTAATGGAACCAGTCCCGCAATACGGGCAACCACGGGGCAGCAGCTACCGGTAGAGGCAAACGTAGCATTCCAACCATCACCTCCTCGAGAACCTAACGATCCTGCGCCGCAGCATCCGGAAGCATTGCCTCCGGAAGGGCAACCGAAACGAGATCACCATCAATTGTCGTACGGCAATCACGAAACTTCCGATGACAGCAGCCGCGAAAGCGCAGCGATGGAGATTGATGATTCGGTTGAATCGTACGAGGAAGACGAACACGATGGGACCACGAATCAGGAGGATGAAGCCAAAATTACTCGCAGTGAAGGGTTGAAGCTTTCGATATCGCTAAAGCGGTCCTCTGCCGTTGCGACACCGACGAGAAACGATGAGTCGACCGCTAGGGCGGTAGCAGGGGCTCCGTTACCGCAGCCTCTACAGCCGGTTGATTTTAGCAATCTGCTAAAAAAGGGATTGTTCAACGATAGGCAAGAACtgattaaaattgattatAATCAGGCACATGTTGAGCTCAATGCACGACAACCCTTATCTCCCCCGGACACCTTCAGCACGGCATATGGCGCTCTGGGGCAACAGCAACTGCTCCCGACGGAGCAAGTTCAATCGCAGCCTGCACCAACCTCTTCACACTGGAATGCGTTTCGGGGTTACGGGAACACTGGCGGTAGCGCACTTAGTGTGGCCCAGGGAAACGGTCCAGGTGAAAAAACGACCACGTCCATTTCTCGACTAGTACCACAGACCCGGGAGGAATCGTCCGATACATTGGACGAAGAGAACCGATTGGTGATAGCGGAGAAGAAGCAGCGTCGGTATcggaaaaaggtaaacaatcACCAGTCGTCCTCGCTGTTGCAAAGCGCTCTCGGGGGAACGGACAAGCAGCTGCACtacaaccagcagcagctgcagcaatttcagcagcttcagcagcaatTTCAGCAGttacagcagcaacaccagttCCAGTACCAGATGCAGCACGCTCCCCATCTGCTACAGCAGAGCTACGGTCAGGTACAACATAATGCTTTCGGTGGTATAGATGGAATGCTCGTCCCATCGGTGGCAGCTAATGCGCCCACGATTGAACAGCTAAACACGATGCCAGTGGCAACGAAACCCGTAAAAAGCGCCACCAACAAACGATCAGGCGAGCagaggaaacgaaaacaattcaaaGGTGCGGCACCGAGTTCTGTCGGCATAAACAGTGCGCCTGGTGAATTCGTCCCACCGGCGGCAAGTCTAAAAGGGAAGAGCCTCGGTACCAAACCGGCAGAAGTACCGGCACTGGCCTCGTCGACCACTGTGCCTCcagtagaaaagaaaaaagacaaaaagaaagtttttcTATGTTCGGCCTGCGGAACGCACTATGAGAACTGGAATCTCTTCGTACACATGCTGGAAGTACACCGGAAGCATATTTGTCTGTACTGTCTGGGTATCTTCCCGTCGGGGGACCGGTTAGTGAACCACCTGACGACGAAACACCACGTCCCACGGAAATATCCCACCAACCTGGTGGACTATTTACAGCAGTACAACGGCTATCGAAGTAGTGGCCCTCGGAAAGGAGCAGCCGAACGAACCGAGGAGTTTGGGTCGCGGTCAAGTGCCACTCCTTCAGACCAAACACTCTTTTTGATGTGCTGTCGATGTGAGCATCTGTTCGAAAGTTCCGGCAATCTACTGGAAACCCGGCAAGAGCACATCATAGAGCACAACTGTGCTGACTACGTGCAACCTTGTGCCAACTGTGGCCAGTTAAAAATGTCCCGGCATCGGTGCAATGGCGTAGCGAACGTGTTGGAAGGTGCTGCcaaaaagaaagcgaccaGAAAACAGGGACCACCAGGCAAGAAATCGGCTGCTGGCAAGAAACCGGAAATCAACGGGGTCGTTCCTCCTTACAATGATTTGCTTAAGGCAGCATCACATTCTTTGAAAGATCAACTAACCACCGGTGTTCGCGATGCGACCACCGGTGGAGAAAGAGTTGATAAGCTCGCCCGTGACGTGCTTCCCTCGAAGATGGCGAGAAAAAATGGACAACTcaatcaacagcagcagcagcaggatccgTTTCAATCGGATTGTTCGAATAGCCACGGTGATCAGTCAGGCCAGTTACCGCCTGGTATAGGTAATCCATCCCTTTGCCTACCCATGAACGGCGGTGATCATTACACGGAGGAGTTCGGAGTGATTGCGCCCTCTACTGGTGCAATATCACCTGCAGAGGCTGCCAAGATGCTTCCGGCGATCGTACCTCCTGATGAATCGGTGAATCAACAATGTGTTTCCGAAGTCGTCACTCCTCTAGTGCCAAAATTAAAGGTAAAAATACCTATCCAGTATTTGACGCCGATCGAAAGTGGAGAGTCGTCCAGCGAgagcgatgacgatgatgtggATGAAGAAGAGtacgaagaagatgatgatgaaggtgTGGCCGATGAGGCGCAGGGCGGCCTGGACGAAGAGAAAATGCATGGTGGTGGGAACGCAGGCCAACAACGAGATGATCATACGCTGGGAGATGGGGAAAAAGCTGACGATATGCTTGAGAATCCTGAAGCGCAAGTGGCACCACCGatagaagaaaacgaaaccaatggACCACAGATGAACGAAGCTGAGCCACTAATACCACTCTTAGAGGCAACGTCACACGATCCCGTTCCGATGGAGATTGATGAAACTATTTCGACGAATCGCACcgtggaaaatgtttattcGGAGGAAATAAAGCAACCATCGTTATCACTTGACGTTTCGGTACCATCCCAAGTAGGCGTGGAAAGTGCTTCGTTGGAAGCAACTACATCCTACGTATCgcacgaaaaagaaagcgcATGTCACGGTGCGGAAGAAACGAATGTGCCAACGGAGAACTCTCAACCTTCAACTGAAGTCTGCTGCGGGCCTCCACTTTCGGATCTTGACTTTGAATTTGTGTCTGGTAAGGTTGAATCCGGTTTGGAACAGAACGAGAATGCTATGGGGGAAACAGCGATAGAGCAAATCAAAGTAGACGATGGTGGTGAGATAAGCTCAAACGCGGCGGCTGATCCAACCGACGTGCCGACGGttgataaaatggaaaatgcacCCCACGAGGACGACGCGCTGGTGgttgccgatgatgatgcacaGCTTTTCCACCTAACGCTGGATGAGCCGCTGGATCGGATCCCGGTGCGAGAGTTTATAAAAGTCTGCCTCCGAGAGACGGCGCGCTTCTGCCTGTACTGCAACCATGCGCGACGGATTGCAGTCAGCGGTCGGAGGCTTGTGCTGCACATCATTGCCATGCACCGCTTCCAGGCAACGGTCAACAGCATCACGGGCGAGGAACTCCAGCCGGACACCATCCTTTCGCGCTTTCGTAACTCGCTCACCGAGCTGGACGGTGCGTACCTCAACGTCGAAACGTTCGACAACAGCTGGACACTGGAACAGCGCAGTGCGGTGCCGTTCACGAAGCAATTCGAGTGTTTCCAGTGTCGCTTTGTGACGCTCGTGCACAAGGAGCTATATCTGCACAACCGCAAGATGCACCAAAAGTCGATGCTCTTCTGCCTGATGTGTCGGGCGAATTTTTTCAGCTATAGCGAACTCCTGTGCCACCTGTGCCCGGGTGTGGCGAACCAGATGACCATCTTGGACTACACGTTTCGGTGCTGTGTGTGCCACTTGGACGGCATACCGTCGGCGTTCCGGCTGATGGTGCATCTGCGAAAACGGCACTTTGCGTGCGACGTGTGCCTGGAGGAGTGCCAGGATCAGGGTCGGCTGTCGAGCCACGTGTGGAAACACAAGCTGCACCACCTGTGCTACCGCTGCGGGATAGGCTACCGCAACAAGGCGGACATACTGAAGCACCTGTTCTGGAAGCATGGCACCGAGGGAGTGCTCTGTAAGCGGTGTTTGCAGAAAAAGTGGCCCCACGTGTACCATTTCTGTGTGCCACCGGCTCAGTACATTTGCGACGTGTGCCAGCTGCCATTTAAACGCTCCGTGGCACTGAAAGTACACCAGCGACTGCACAACGGTGACGCAAAGTACCCTTGCACGGAGGATGGCTGCGAGAAGCGATTTATTTCGAAGAAGCTTCTGCTGAAGCATGTTCAGCGCCACTTTCCGGACGATTTgaggccaccagcagcaaccgtgaGGGACGGAGAGAATGGACAGCAAGAGCCAGCGGTCGACGCCGGTGGCGAGCAGAAACCGAAAGACGATGGTTCCGTGCAACTGACAGAAGCGCCGGAAGACATCAAACCGGTCACTGAATGCTCGGAACCGGGGGAATCCAACGACACGGATGAGCAAACGTTAGTAGTTAAAACCGAACAAGCAGAAACAGAAGCAGACAGTGTGACAGTTAAACAAGAGGAACGCTACGTGAAGGACCCGGTACAGGCTGCCGTTGACACCGGGGACAGCTTGTCGAACCATAAGACACAACCAGCCAGCGACGAAACTGGTGCTGCAAACGGGAGCGCAGTGGACCAGTCGGTCGCGGTGGCGTCGACAGCCGTCGTTCCCGATGGAGGCACCGTTCCTGCGAAGAAGtccaagaaaaagaaaaaagcgaaataCGACGACAAATCGATGGTGGATTTGATTAACCTGCCGGCGTTGAATCTGTCCGAGAGCGACAGTGATGACACGGACAACGAAAGCTCCAATGGTAGTGTCGACTCGAAACGGTTCCGAAACAGGCCCGAAGTTGCCGCGAACAATGCCGACGCAAACCAGGAAGACGAATCCGTCCCGGTGGAGCGGGAGCCGGCCACTGCCGTTGGGGAGCTGGCCAATTTGGGCGTTGAAGATAAGCTCAAATCACCCGAAcgggccgaagaagaaggagagCATCAGGTGGAGCCGGTCGATGCCTCGGATGGTGCTGGTCCCGTGCTTGATCCGATTGCCAACATTTGGAACAACTTTAAGCGGTACCAAGCGCACCGCACCAGCAGCCGACAACAGTCAGCGACCGTGGACGAGGAGCTCCGGATGGAGGAAGAGCTTGCGGAGCGAATGCTTAAGACCACTATCCTGCACGTGTCACAATCGGACCATGATTACTGCATGATGTACAAGCCTGTCCTACCGGAGTCGGAGGCGGTTGCCGATGGGCAAGAATCGTTGCTGCTGAAGGCAGAACGGCGCGACGTGCAGGAAGTGGAAGAATCCGGTCGCAAATCGCGCAGTCATGGACGAGGCTCGAAACCTGGTAGGCGTCGAAGGAATTCCTCGGACAGTGGCGATAGCAGTGATTCGGATTCGAGCAGCGAATGTGGATCGAACTGTAGCAGTAGCTCGAATAGTTCCAGCAACAGTTCTAGCTCGAGTTCCGATTCGGACAGctccgatgacgacgagggAGGAAGGCGAAAAGCCACGGCAGGCAAATCGAACCGTGAGAGCACCAGGCAGCCAAATGCGGCATCTACTGAAGCTGCAGATGGAAAACCGGTCCCAGAAGAGGACGAACGATCCACCCCAGAAGAACCCGCGGAACCGGTGGATCCGGATAGTGTTATCGTCGAGTCGGACCTCGAGACGGATGAGTCGGAAACGGACGAAGAGTTTTACGACGAGCACCCGCAAAAGTTGGCCGACCAGATGCTGGCGGAGAAGCGTCGTCAGCTGTTCGCTCAGACGTGTTCCGGCAccaacaacagtagcagcaccaGTCCACTGAATGCCACCAATCTGCTAAACTATGGCATCGTGGAGAACAGTCGCCCATCGACGCCCTCGTTGCCAccggaggagcagcagcagggaagCAAAAAGAAGCTCAAGGTGAAGAAACGCAAACGAGAGCGCAAGTCCTCCAAACGCCAGATGTCACCACAGAAGGTGTCCCACACGCTGGATGCGCTGATTGGTTCCACCATCGCACCCGGGGGAGATCTGGCTGTACCGACGGCACTCGCAGCGAACCACGCCCCGTGGCTGATGGGGCAGGGGCTACCGAGCTCCGGTTTTGTGCCCGGTGGAGGCACTGTCCCACTCCCGCCATCGCTACGATCGTCTTTGGAAGCGATGGTAGCGTTAGATATGGGTCACATTGCTAACCCCGCAGTAGTACTAGGTCCAGAGTTAGTTACCGGAGGCAGCACCACGTTAGCTGTCGTGCCCTATGTTCCCTCGCGCGAGGACATTGCACAAATCAGCACCCCTCGGTTGAGCACGGGCAATAGCTCCGAATCGGATGCGCCGCTGAAGCGGTCCCAGCGCAGCCGCAAACCGAACAAGTTCTACGGCTACACGAGCGACGATGAGGGCGCGGCTGGTTCGCTGCCACTCTCCGCCGGCATCCCGTTATCGGTGAACCCTGAAAAGTCGATCCTATCGCTCATGaaaccgacgccaccgcccaACTTGGTGTGGAGCAAAGAGGATCTACCGTCGCCACCGGGAAAATCTTCGAAAGCGGTTTCGagcgctgctggtggtggcgtaaGAGGAACAGCCGCACATCCGACGAACCGCCGTAGTTCTGACACCCATCAGCTAACACCCGCATCGTCTCGGCGCAACTCTGGCGTCGGATACCCGCCGGTAGACGattcgccgatcggtggcgtcggGTTTTCTCAGCTGGCCACGTTGCCGGTCACACCCGATCAGCGTCGCCCACCGCTGCCAAAGTTGAAACTCTCGTTGGGTAAAAAGTCTCGTTCCAGTTTAACACCGAAAGGGGGATCCGTGGCCAAAGGGGCTGCTAAGAGGCGTCGCACAACGACCCCGAAGACCCCCCGGGTAGGCACACCCAAATCGGCCCCACCAACGGTCGCGTTTGGTAACGAAACGCCACAGATGCCACCAAGTTTGACGTCCGTGGACAGCCCGTCATCGTATCCCGTCGTACCGGCAGCCGTTGAGCAACGTCCCCGGGTACCGCCGATCGGATCGTTCCCCAGTGTGCAGACGGAATACTTTCGGCCGAATCAGATCCGCGTTCCGGCCGGATGGCGTGCACCACGGGAGGGCGAATCGGTTTACTGCTACTGCCGCTGTCCGTACGACGAGGTGTCGGAAATGATTGCCTGTGACGGTGAAAACTGTCAGATCGAGTGGTTCCACTTTGAATGCGTCGGCATCGTAATGCCACCGAAAGGTAAGTGGTTCTGTCGGGAGTGCAAGAAGAAGGCCGGCCTATTGGACATGGATTACGGTAACGAAGCTGTCGCCGACGAGCGGGCGGCTACCACCACCGTACCATATCAGGGagccatcggtggcggcgtgaaTGGGCAGGTACCATCTTTACCGGGCGTCTGGGGTAGTTCCTCTCAGTCGTAG